ATCCGCCTCGATCCGCCCGAGGTCCTCCTCGGGTGCGGTGTCGGTCTCGACCTGCTGCTCCTGCAGTTCCGGCCCGAGCCCGCCGGACGGCTCCGCGCTCTCCTCACCGGTGATGCCCCGGGCCTTCGCGACGCGCAGCACCTCGCTGGCGACAGAGCTCGCGTCGCCCGTGGAAGCGTCGACGAGCAACAGCTCCTCCTCGACGCCGACCGTGCGCGGTCGTGCGATCTGACTCATGCGGGACCTCTTCTTCGTGTGACAGCGGGCCGGGAGGGGTAGGCGGAACCGGTCCGACCTCGACAAGGAGCGTCCCCACCCGATGTGCCGTCTACTCGGTTATGTTTCCGATCGTCCCCGTGCTGTCGCCGACCTGCTGGGCGAGGACGGCGTCGAGTCCTTCACCTCCCTGACAGCGGTCCACGCCGACGGCTGGGGCATGGCGTGGCGTGACGAGGACGCCGAGGCCACCCGCACCGCGACCTCACCGCGCACCGCCGCGACCGACGACGAATACCAGCGGCTCGTGCGGCAACCCCTCGCCGCCGCCGGGCTGGTACACCTGCGCTGGGCGACCGGCGGTCTGCCCGTGCGACCGGAGAACACCCACCCGTTCTTCGAGGACGGTTACGCGTTCGCCCACAACGGGCACGTGTCGCCGATCTCGCGGATCGAGGCGCTGCTGACCCGCGAGAGCCGATCCGCGTTGATCGGAGACACCGACAGCGAGCGCTACTTCCGGTTCGTGCTGCAGTGCATGCGCGAGGACGACAATGAGGTCGGCGGCTTCACCCGCGCCCTCGGCACGATGATCCAGCGCTTCCCGCACTCGAGCCTGAACGCGTTGATGCTGACGCCGGAGCGGATGTATGCGATCCACATCAACTCGAAGGCGGACTCACCCCTGCGTGCGCTGCGCGAGCTCTTCGACGATGAGGACGACATCCCCGACCGGCACACCGACGAGTACTTCGCGATGGACTACCGGGTCACCGACGACAGCATCCAGATCGTGTCGAGCGGTCTCGATGAGCCGGGCTGGGATCCCGTGCCCGCCGACACCGCCGTGATGATCGACCTGGGCACCCGTGAGGTGACCCGGCTGGACCCGATCATCTCGATGGCCGACTGACCCGCGGTTCAGGCGCTCTGGTCCCACCGCAGCAGGGCGGCTACCGGGCCGTCGACGTCGTGCGGGAGCGCCCGCACCGCAGCATCGGTGCTCACCGCCGCCGCGACCAGCAGGAGGTCGGTCCGCACGGGGCCGTCCAGCGCCGGCAGCGGCAGGCCGGGGTGCTGGCCCGGGTCCACGTCGTGCTCGCGGAGCGCGTCGGGGTCGAGCAGCAGGGTCTCGACCTGTCCGCGGACCAGACAGTCCAGGACCGTCGGCACGTCGTCGGCGATCGCTTGGCCCTGGCCGCGACGCTCCTGCACGGTCGCCACCAGTTGCTGGCGACGCTCCTCCAGGTGCTGCTCGGCCACGGTCTGCAACTCGGTGAGGAGCGCCTCTTCGCCGCCGTCGGTGCTCGACTCGCCTGCCCGGTCGAGCTCGATCACCTCTGCCGCGCTCTCGAGCGCCGAGACAACCTCGCCCCGGGACTCGGGGCTGCCGGCCACCACGACCAGCCGACGGCCGGCGCGCACCTGCGAGAGTGCGAGGTCGGCGAGCTCGCGGGCGTTGTCACGCCAGACGTCCTCGGAGGTCTGCTGCATGCGCCGGTGGGCGAGGGCGCCGCTGCGCACCTTCTGCGCGTACTGCTCCTCACCGTCGAACTGCTCGACGTCGGTCAGGTCCAGGGTGCGGGAGTCGTACGTCGTGACACTGCCGCCGGTGTGCTCGACGGAGACCAGCACCAGAGACGTCGCGTCGGCCGCGGCCGCCAGGACGGGGAACAGGTCCGGCAACGGCGCCCAGGTCGCCTGCCCCTGGGTGCGCATCGCGTGCACCTCGTCGCACAGGACGGACCCGTCGGCACCGACCACGACGTAGCGCGACCGCGGCGAGGGACCCTCGGTCGGGTCGGCCAGTGCCTGCGCCACCGCGTCACGGACTCCTTCGGGTGCGCCCTGCTCTTGCAGCGCGTCGACGCACTCGCGGACGCGCAGCTGACGCTCGTGCTCCCCCGTCTCGGTCTCGGTGCTCACGTCCACGAGGACGGTCGCGAACGGTCCGGCGGCCTGCAGGATGTCCTTGAAGTCGCTCATGTCCGAGGCGTACCCGACCCCCGTGGCCCCATGCGTCAGCCGAGCTGAATCGTCTGACCTCGCTCGACCTTGCGGACCTCGGTGGGCAGGCCGGCGTCGGCGGCGCGGTCGAGGAAGTCCTGCAGCGGCGAGACGAAGACGCCGTAGTCGTCGTAGTGGACTGGCACGGCGTGGCGCGGACGCACCCGGCTCAGGAAGTCCACGCCCTGCTCGGCGTCCATCGTGACGGTGTGGAACAGGACGCGGGTGCCGCCCAGGTGGACGATCGCCAGGTCGAGGTCGGGATGCCGCTCGGCGATCTGGGAGACGTGGTCGCCGGTCAGGGTGTCGCCGCTGATGTAGACACGGCGCTGCACCTCGCCGCCCACGCGGTGCTCGAGCACCGAGCCCATCACGGGAGGCAGCAGCGCACCCAGCACGCCCCGGGCGTGGATCCCCGGCACCGCCTCGACGACGAGCTCCTCGTCGCCCTTGGTCAGCCGCACCTGCTCCCAGTCGCGCAGCCCCTCGGCCTCGAAGCCCCACTGGGAGAGCTTGCGGGCAGCCGCAGGCGTGGTGAGGACCGGCTGCTCACGGGCGAGCTCGCGGCGCGCGATGCGATCGAAGTGGTCGCCGTGCAGGTGGGACAGCACGATCGCGTCGAGCGGCGGGAGGTCACCGGGCTGCAGCGCCGGCTCGGTCAGGCGTTTGGACCACAGCCCCTTGCCGAGGTAGGCGCGCTGGCCCTTGTGCAGGAAGTTCGGGTCGGTCAGCAGCGTGAACGCCCCGAGCCGCAACAGCGTGGTCGCCGTACCCCCGAACGTGAGCGAGCTCGGTGTGGCCGTCGTCATCGCTGCCTCAGCTGTCGAGGAGCTGGGTGCCGATGCCAGCGAGCGCGGAGAGCGCGAAGGTCCGGGACACACCGTTGGTCGGGCCGGGGGCGAACCGCCGCCCGAGGGTCAGGGCCGCGCCGAAGTAGAAGGACAGACACCACGGGCAGTGGACGAGGTAGGACACCTTCGACTTCGCTGGCGGCCCGTGCTTGTCGACGACGGCGTCGCGGGCCGGCTCGGTGATCTTGTCGTCACGGATCAGCTTGACGAGACGGTACGTCGCCAGCGCGTCGACGACGAGGTCGGCGAGGGCGTCCGTGCGAGATGCGCGCATGCGGTTCCTTCCGGGGTGGCGGGGTCAGCCCGGGAGGTACCCCGCGTCGTCGGTCACAACCGTGGGCACCGCTACGGTGGGATCCCACGACCTCAGGAGGCAGCATGGTCAGCAGGATCATCGTCGGTGTGGACGGCAGCGAGACCGCAGCGGCTGCCGCCCGGAAGGCCGCCGGCCTGGCCGCGGCGACCGGTGCGGAGCTCGACGTGGCGGTCGCCTACGGCAAGCTCGAGGTCGAGCGCATCGACGCCGGTGGCGAGGAGTTCTTCTTCTCCAACGAGAACGAGGCCCAGACCCTCGCCACCGAGGTCGCGCGCACGCTGCGTGGCGAGTTCGACGGGCTCACCGTCAACCCGCGTGCCATCGGCGGCAAGCCGGCCGAGGCGCTGGTCGACGCCGCGCGCGACCACGGAGCCGACCTGATCGTCGTCGGCAACAAGCGCGTGCAGGGACTGGCGCGCGTGCTGGGCAGCATCGCAGCCGACGTGGCGCGCCACGCCGACTGCGACGTCTACATCGCCCACACGCACTGAGCCGGAGCCCCCGCCGGCTCCCGCCCGTCAGCGCAGGTAGATCGACGTCGTCGCGCTCCGCCCGGACGCGAGACCGGTGAGGACGATCTCGTAGTAGTTGCCCCGCAGCGCCGGGCGGGTGCGCAGCTGTGCGGTCACCCGGCCGGCCTTCGTGGCCCGCACGACGGTCGTGGCGCGCACCGTGCGCTTGCCGTAGACCCGCAGCTGCACGCGCACCCGCTCCTGGGCGACGAACTTCGCGCCGACGACCTTCACCCGGGCACCCGCCGGCCGGCGGGCCGGCGCCGTGACGCGCACCTTCGGATGGACGACGTACACGTGCTTGTGCTCGGCCGACTTCAGTGCACTCGAGCCCACCGCGTCCAGGCGCCAGGCACGCGCCTTCAGGGTGGGAGGCACGCGGAAGGTGCCGACGATCGCGCCGGTGAGGTCGGCCTTTGTGGTCACTACGCGGTGCTGGCCCAGGCGCAGCACGACCGTGCCGAGGGGCTCGAAGTCCTGGCCGACGTAGCGCACCCGGGTGCCCTGCGCAGCGGTGGCGATCGCGCGCCCATCGGG
The nucleotide sequence above comes from Nocardioides massiliensis. Encoded proteins:
- a CDS encoding class II glutamine amidotransferase, with the translated sequence MCRLLGYVSDRPRAVADLLGEDGVESFTSLTAVHADGWGMAWRDEDAEATRTATSPRTAATDDEYQRLVRQPLAAAGLVHLRWATGGLPVRPENTHPFFEDGYAFAHNGHVSPISRIEALLTRESRSALIGDTDSERYFRFVLQCMREDDNEVGGFTRALGTMIQRFPHSSLNALMLTPERMYAIHINSKADSPLRALRELFDDEDDIPDRHTDEYFAMDYRVTDDSIQIVSSGLDEPGWDPVPADTAVMIDLGTREVTRLDPIISMAD
- a CDS encoding MBL fold metallo-hydrolase codes for the protein MTTATPSSLTFGGTATTLLRLGAFTLLTDPNFLHKGQRAYLGKGLWSKRLTEPALQPGDLPPLDAIVLSHLHGDHFDRIARRELAREQPVLTTPAAARKLSQWGFEAEGLRDWEQVRLTKGDEELVVEAVPGIHARGVLGALLPPVMGSVLEHRVGGEVQRRVYISGDTLTGDHVSQIAERHPDLDLAIVHLGGTRVLFHTVTMDAEQGVDFLSRVRPRHAVPVHYDDYGVFVSPLQDFLDRAADAGLPTEVRKVERGQTIQLG
- a CDS encoding DUF1360 domain-containing protein, which codes for MRASRTDALADLVVDALATYRLVKLIRDDKITEPARDAVVDKHGPPAKSKVSYLVHCPWCLSFYFGAALTLGRRFAPGPTNGVSRTFALSALAGIGTQLLDS
- a CDS encoding universal stress protein, which translates into the protein MVSRIIVGVDGSETAAAAARKAAGLAAATGAELDVAVAYGKLEVERIDAGGEEFFFSNENEAQTLATEVARTLRGEFDGLTVNPRAIGGKPAEALVDAARDHGADLIVVGNKRVQGLARVLGSIAADVARHADCDVYIAHTH
- a CDS encoding baeRF2 domain-containing protein; translated protein: MSDFKDILQAAGPFATVLVDVSTETETGEHERQLRVRECVDALQEQGAPEGVRDAVAQALADPTEGPSPRSRYVVVGADGSVLCDEVHAMRTQGQATWAPLPDLFPVLAAAADATSLVLVSVEHTGGSVTTYDSRTLDLTDVEQFDGEEQYAQKVRSGALAHRRMQQTSEDVWRDNARELADLALSQVRAGRRLVVVAGSPESRGEVVSALESAAEVIELDRAGESSTDGGEEALLTELQTVAEQHLEERRQQLVATVQERRGQGQAIADDVPTVLDCLVRGQVETLLLDPDALREHDVDPGQHPGLPLPALDGPVRTDLLLVAAAVSTDAAVRALPHDVDGPVAALLRWDQSA